The DNA region ATGTCCTGCATCTGCATGTCGGGAGCTTACCCGACCCTCAGGGCACCAGCCACGTCACCGCCCGCGCGTCGTTCAGTCCGCCCGCAAGCTGGGTGGGGTTCCAGTTCCCCTGCCCCAGGCCGAACACCGTGTCGTAGCTCGTCAGGGTGGTGCGGGTCAGGGCGTAGAGGTTGCCGTCGATGCCGAAGGAGACGTCGCGCAGCTCGGCGATGTTGGCGACGATGACGGCGCTCGCGCGGGTGTTGTCCCACAGGCGCAGGGGCTCGCTGCCGTTGCCGCTGAGGGTGGTGTCACGCCAGGCGGCGATCAGGTTGCTTGCCCCGCCCGTGCTCGCGCTCGTCCAGAGTCGGTCCACCCGCCCGCTCCCGAAGGCGCCCACCGTGGCCGCCGCGTTGGGCACGCCGAGGTCGGTCAGGGGCTGGATGCCGGTGTCGGTCGCGGCGTAGATGACGTTCCCCAGCGGGGCGAGGTCGCGGATCGCGGGGGTGGCGAGGGGCAGGGTGGCGGTGGCGACGATGTCCCCGGTGTTCTCGGGGGCGACGCGGATCGTCTCGCTGCCGCCGCCGAGCGCGGGCCGGGCGACGACGGCCCGGTCGCCGATCACGGCGATACGCACGGGGGGCCGGTCGGTCGTGGAGCTCGGCGGGGTGAAGGTGGGCAGCAGGGCAGTCCAGACCAGGCTGCCGTCGGTGCGGTACAGGGCGAGCTGCTGGGGCCCGTTCACGCTGCCCCCGCTCGCCGTGGCGCAGTCGCTGAGGGTGAGCAGCCGGTCGCGGGCGGCGCTCAGGACCGTGCTCGTCAGGCAGACCGGCGTGAAGGGCAGGGCCGCGAAGGGAACGGGATTGGCGAGGTTCACGTCCCGGCTCTCGATCCCCGACGTCAGGGTCAGGGCGACGCGCGTGCCGCCCGGCAGCGTGTCGAGGGTCACCCCCCTGTTGTCTTGACCGAGGGGAACGCTCACGTCGGACGCGCCGCTCCCGGGCGTGACGGTGCGGACGGTCGCGCCCCCGTCCGTGAGCACCGCGAGGCGCAGGCTGGGAGGCGTCTCCTCCGTCCCGGTGCAGGCGGCGAGGAGGCCGGGCAGGAGCAGGGCCAGGGCAAGCGGGCGCAGGGGGGATGCGGTCATGGCGTGTTGGCCTCCGTGGGGGCAATCAGGGCAGGAGCGGGATGCTCAGGCCGCTCTCCTCGCCGTAGTCGAACAGGGGGTAGGAGGTGCTGCCCGGCAGGCCGATGGCGAGGCGGTAGCGGCGAATGCTGAGGTCGATCTCCGCCTGGAGGGCCCAGCAGCAGCGGTCGATGGTCAGGCCGATCACGGGCGTGAAGTTCCAGTCCCCCACCCGCTGACCATTCTGCCAGACGACGGTCTGGCGCAGGCTGGCCGTCAGGTACGCCCCCGGCCTGGGCCCGTTCCCCAGCGCCACACCGACGCGGACGGGATCGAGCACCAGCGTGTCGGTGGCGACGTCGTCCGGGAAGGTGCCGCTGCGGGTGCGGGTGTACACGGCCCGGCCCGAGAGCGCGGCGCGCGAGCCGAACTGCCACACGGCGTTCACGTCCGCGCGGGAGAACTCGGTGCGCGGCTGGTCGAGGCCCGGCGTGTTCAGGACGGCGGCCACGGCGAGGCTCTGGCCGGGGCGGGTGGCCCGCAGGGTGCCCGTGAGGCTGGGGCGCGTCCAGCCCTGCCGCCGGAAGTCGTAGGGGCCGCCGTAGGTGAGCTGCCAGTTCGTCGCCCGGCCCGCCGCCGTGCCCACGCTGAAGGTGACCGTGCCGCTCTCCCGCGCCGTCTCGGGTTGGTCGAGCAGCAGGTCGTGGGCGGTCGAGAGCGTGTATTCCCCCCGCCAGGTCAGCGCGTAGCTCCCGGTGAGGCGCGGGGTGAGCAGGTCGAGGTTCTCGCGCGCCGTGAGGCTGACCGGGTTGAGCACGTTGTCGAAGGTCGTCGCCGCGCTCGCCTCGAAGCCCACCGCCGAGAGGCGGGGCGTGTCGATGTCGTGGGTGGCGTACACGCTGAAGTTGTTCGTGCGGACGTCGTCGGTCACGGTCGCGCGCACGGTGAAGGGGTCGTAGCCCCCGGTGCGGGTGTAGCTCCCGCTCGCCGTGAGGGTGAGGTTGGGCGCGGGCCAGCGGCTGGAGCGCGTCACCGTCTCGGGGCGGGCGGGCACGGCGGGGCTCGTCGCCGTCGCCGGGCGGGCCGGGGTGGCGGGCATGACGGTGACCCGCCCCGAGTTGGGGTCGCCCACGGTGACGTTGAAGCTGGTGTTCTCCAGCTCTCCCGTGCCGAAGTTGTACGCGAGGTTGTACGTCAGGTTGACGGGCGCCCGGTTCACCCCCAGCCGGAAGGTGGCGGGAAGCTGCCCCGCCGAGTTCGGCGGCAGGATCAGGTCGCGGGTGTACGTCGCGCGGAAGGTCACGTCCCGCACGGGCACGGTGTTCAGGTCGAGGGTCAGGGGCGCGCTCAGGCGGCGGCCCGCCACCGCGTCGAAGGCGAAGGGGCTGGTCCCCTCGATGCGGATGTAGTTGTAGCTCACCCCGAAGGTGTTCGTCTCGTTGAACCGCTGGGTCAGGGTGCCGCCCGCCTCCAGGTTCACCGTGCGGGCCCCGGTGCCGTAGTACCGCCCGGTGAAAGTGTTGCGCAGCGTCAGGTCGGCGTTCCGCCACGGGCTCGCGGTGAAGCTCAGCGCGTGCTGCTCCTCCAGCCGGGTGGTCGAGATGTTGACCCCCTGCGAGGTCGCGCTGCGCGAGAGGGGGTTACTCTGCCCGGTGTAGCGCCCCGCCGACACCCGGAAGTCCGCGCTGAAACCCCCCAGTGTCACGGGCTTGGGGTCGATCACGAGTTCGGGCTGCCGCAATGGCGTGGTGAGCGCCGTGGTGGGCTCCGGCCCGAAGCGGTCCACGTAGTTGAACTGAGCCGAGAACAGGGGATACTCGACGTTCGCCCCGAAGGTCACCCGCGTGACCCCCCGCTCGGGGTCGGTCTCGCTGCGCCCGATGTCGCGCCGTAAGACGTTCAGGGAGTAGTCGAGGTCGCGCACCGCCAGGGTGAGGGGGACGCGGCCCCGCGCGGTGAGGTCGAAGTCGAGGTCGTACCCGACCCGCTGGGTCCCGTCGGCGGCGAAGGGCTTGGGCTGCGCGAGGGTGTAGAGGTTCACCCGGTCCACGAAGGGCAGCGGCGCGTACGAGCGCAGGCTCACGCCGAGGCCGATGCTGGGGTCGCGGTTCTCGTAGTACCGCAAGAGCGTGGTGCCCAGCGTGCTCGTCCCCACGCTGAAGGGGAGGTCGGCCTCGACCGTCAGCCCGTCCGGGGCGCCGTTGCCGACGACGAGCCGGGGCTGGCGGTCGGGGTCGTTTAGCGGCAGCACCACGACGGGGAGGTACAGGACCGGGAAGTCGGCGATCAGGAGCTGCGCCCGGTAGGCGACGAGGCGGTCGCCCGGGTACACGATCAGCCTCTCGGCGCGGAAGGCGTAGTCGTTCGGCGTCCGCCCGCACTTCGCGCAGGGGGTGAAGTAACCCTGCGTGGCCCGCAGTTGGCCCGGCACCCGCTCGACCTGACCGCCGCGAATCTCCAGGTCGGCGTCGCTGATGATCACGTCCTCGCCCGTCAGTTGCTCCTGGCCGAGGTCCACGACGAGGTCCTCGCCCGTCAGGGTCTGCCCGTCCCGCGCGGTGCGGTACGTCGCCGCCCCGACGAGGGTGAGGGTGCGGCGGGTGCGGTTGTACTCGACGCGGGCGGCCCGCACCACGTCGTCGTCCACCCGCAGCTCGACCTGACTGCCCTGGTCGTCCCCGCTGATGATCACGATCTCCTGGTCGTCGAGGCGGCGCAGTTCGAGCGTCTGCGCCTGCACGATCCGCACCGTGCGCGCCTCGGCGCTCCCCAGCGCCGCCGCCGCTGCCAGCGAGGCGAGCGCGACGACCATACCCCGCCGCAGCCTTCCCCCGCCGCGCCGGAAGAGGCGGCCGACCGTCCTACTCGACATGGGACCCACTCCGGGCGAGCACGGCGGGGGAGGGCAGTGGGCGCAACCCGGCGAAGCTGGGGCGTCCAACCCCCGGCCCGCGTGCGAGCAACCCCAGGGACGTGCCGGGGTAGTAGAAGCCCAGGATCTGCGGGTGGGTCATGCCCTGCCGCGCCAGGCCCAGCGCCCCGTACTGGGAGAGGCCGACCCCGTGCCCGGCCCCGAACCCCTCCACGACGAGGGGCGTGCCGGGGCCCACCGGGCCGCTCAGGGTCGCCCGGCTGCTCGCGGCGCCGAGAGAACGGATGAATCCCCCCGCGTTCGCCCCCGACAGGAGGGCGGTGCCGCCCGTGCCCGTGAGGGTGATCTCCTGCGCCCGGCCCGACACGCTCGCCCGGGTGACCCGCACCGACGCCAGGGGGCCCACCCCCACCCCGTAGCGCGCGGCGACCTCCTGCACCCTGGCCGCGCCGACCTCCAGTCGCCAGCGCGACCGGGGCCCGCCCACCGAGTAGGGGTCGGCCCGGGCGATCAGGTACGGCACGTCGCGGCCCCACACCTCGGCGCTCGACGCGGTGAAGCCTCCCGAGTCGCTGGAGAAGTACGTGCTCGCGGGCCGCCCGTCGTAAGCGACGACCTCCCCGGCGGTCGCCCGGATGGCCGCGTCGGCGTTCGCGCGCTCGGCCGTGACACCCCGGTACACCTGGCAGGTCTCGGTGGCGCAGGTGTCGTACGGCAGGGCCGGGTTCACCCGCGCGGCCACGTAGGTGCGGGCGATCACCGCCTGGGCGGCGAGGGCGGCGGCGGGCCAGGTGGAGGGCATCTCGGCGGGCACCACCCCGCGCAGGTAGTCCTCCACGTCCACCACGTTGATGCCCTGCACGGTGCCGCGCTCGGCCCGCAGCAGCACCCCGCCCCGGTACGTCCGGCCGCCGATCTCCACGACGCTGCCGGGCGAGGGGGGCAGGTAGAGGGACGGGCTGCCCGCGTCCGCCCCGTTCAGCGTCAGGTTGGCGCCCCGCACGCCGACGGTCCAGAGGCTCGGGGAAGGGGGCGGGGGAGTGGCGTCGGGTGCGCCGGGCACGGGGGTGGTCGGGGTCAGGCCCAGGCCGGGGGGAACGGGGTCGGCCGGGGCCGGGGTGGGCACGCGCACGCCGAGCTGCGGGCCACTTGCCACCAGCACCCTCACGTTCAGCGCCCCCGCACCCGACCCGAGCGCCAGCGCAAGCATCAGAAACCGCATCTGCCCCGCGAGTATAAGGGCCCGCCTCTGTGCGGGGTCTGACAAGGGCGTGAGAGGCCGGGCGGCTCGACGCGGCATCATGCGGTTATGGGCACGGGAGCGGGAGAGGCGGGGCGCGTGTGGGCGCACGTCGGGCAGAGATTTACGGAGACCGGGTACGACGTGGTGGTCCTCGGCGCAGGGCGGATGGGCACGGCCTGCGCCCTCTTCCTGCGGCGCCTCGCCCCGGATCGCCGCCTGTTGATCGTCGAGCGCGGCGGCCTCCCCAACGAGGAGGGGGCGACGATCCTCGCGCCGGGGGTGTGGACGATTCTCGACGTGCCAGCGGGTCGGGCATCCGAGGCGCGGTGGGTCAACGCCCAGGTCGCAGGGGAACTCGGCCCGTTGCCGTTCCAGCCCCGCCCGTTGCTCGACCTCCATGCCGGGGCGGTCCCGGGAGGGAGGTCCACCACCGCCACCCTGGCCCGCTTCCCGGAGGCCGCCGCCCTGATCAACCCCGCCGCCCTCCCCTTCGCCCGGGTGGACGAGGAGGCGGCCACCTACCGCCCCGGCTCCGTCGCCCTCGCGTGCGGGCAGGGGGCCGTGCGGGCGGGCGCCGACCTGCTGTTGAACACCCACGCCCACCTCCTCCCCGGCGGCGTCCGGCTCGACCGCCTCACCGTCACGAACACCCACGAGGTCGTCACCCACGAGACGCGCGAGGTGCGGGCGGGGGTGACCATCGTGGCACTGGGGGCGGACGGCCCGCCCGCCGCCGAGCAAGACCTCGGGGCGCACACGGCGCACGGGCGGGCGTACCGGCAGACGCCCCGGCTGAACACTCCCAGCGATGACCGGACCCCCACCCTGCGCGCGGGCGGGCTGACCCTGCGCCCGGTCAGCGGCGGCTTCACCCTGATCCCGCCCGTCCACCACCGCGACCCCCAGGGCTACGTGCCCACCGGGGGACGGCTGACCGGCGTGCCCGTCGGCGTGCGGCGCGAGACGCTGGAGGACCTCGTCACCCTGATGGACGCCCTGCCCCCCCTCGCCACGGAGGCGTTGGAGGTGGGCCGCAGCCTCGCCGACGTGCCGGGAGCGTGGCTCGCGCTGCCCGGGGGGCGGGCGGACGCTCCCCCCACCCACGAGGAGGTCGCGCCCGGTGTCCACCTCCTCCTCGGCGGCCCGCTCGCCGACACGCTGGGGCTGGCGGTCGCCTATGACCTCGCGGCGCGGGTGGCGGGGGTGGAGGGGAGGCCGTGGGAGGAGGGGTGAGTGACCTCCCCGTCCCCGTCACAGCTCGATCCAGTACCGCCGGATGGGCTTCTCGTGGAAGTCCAGCCTGAATTCGCCCTCCAGCTTTCCACCGTTCGCCTCGATGACGCGGCGGGAGGCGAGGTTGTCCACGTCACAGGAGACGAGCACCCGCGTCAGCCCCAGTTCGCGGGCGCGGTCCAGCGCGAGCCGCAACATCAGGGTGGCGTGCCCCTGCCGCCGCGCCGAGGGACGCACCTCGTAGCCGATGTGCCCGCCGAACTCCCGCAGCCGCTCGTTGAGGCTGTGGCGAATGCTGACGCGGCCCAGGTACGTCTCCCCCTCCACCAGCCACAGGTATTCGGAGTTCACGAAGCCTTCCGGCGGAACGTTCGGCGGCTCGAAGCGGCGCAGGTGGGTCAGGAAGGCGCCGAAGTCGGCCTCCAGATCACCCACCTCCCAGGTGAGGGTGTCTCCCAGACCGCTGCCGCTCGCCTGGGCCTCCCTCACCGCCTCGATGAAGCTGGTCTTGTACCTCTCCGACGGGCGAACGAGTTCGGGCATGGCCCAGGGTAGGGCGGCGACCGGACGAATACACTCAACCGTGCCCCAGGACCTCACCGTCGCCGCCCTTACGGACGTTCACGGCAACGCCTTCGCCGCCGGGGCCGTCGTCGCCGACATGCAGCGCTTCCGGCCCGACGTGATCGTCAACCTGGGCGATCAGGTCTGGGGACAGGCGGACCCACGGCGGGCCCTCGACCTCCAACAGTCTCTGAATGCCGTCGAGGTGCGCGGCAACAACGACGAGCGGCTGACCATGCCCGCCGAGGCGCTCGCCCCGGCGCACGTTCGACTTCAGGCCTGGCTCGCCGAACGTCTCCCGGAATCCGAACGTGTCCGGCTCGCCACCCTCCCCCTCACCGCGACCATTGCCGAGGGCACCGTCCTTGCCGCCCACGGCACCCCCACCTCCGCCTGGGACAGCCTGATGCTGGAGTGGAACGGCCAAGCCTACGTCCACTGGAACGCTGGAGAAGTTCAGAACCGCCTGGGGCGGGACCTCCCCGACGGGGTGGAGGTGGTGCTCGTCGGTCACACGCACCGCGAGTATGTGCGCACACTTGGGAATCTCCTGCTCGTCAATGTCGGCTCGGTGAGCTTTCAAAACGACGGTGATCCCCGGGCGCGGTGGACCCTGCTGAGGCGGCGGCGCGGGCGATGGTCCGCCCAGCATCGCCGCGTGCCCTATGACTGGGACGCGGCGGCAGCGTGGGTCCTGGCGAATCGGCCCGTGTTCCCTGGCGAGGTTGACCTTCATCTCCGCCCGGTCACAGATGCCCTGCTCGACGCTGCGACCAGCCCGGCAGACTGAGCGCCTTCGTCTGTCCCCATTCACCACCCGGTGTGGTCAATCCCCCCGCCAATCTCGCCCTCGGGCACCTTGAGCACTGAAGGGCGGGCGTACAATCCGGGGCGTGAGAGACGTTCCCTTCGACGTGCTGGACCTGGGAGTGCTCCCCTACCGCGAGGCGTGGGACGTGCAGCATGACGTTCACGCGCGGGTCGCGGCAGGCGGGCGGCCCACCCTGCTCCTCGTCGAGCACCCGCCCGTGCTCACCCTGGGCCGCAAGGCGAAGGAGGGCACCAACATCGTCGTCACGCGCGAGTACCTCGCCTCGCAGGGGATTGAGGTGCTGGAGGTCGAGCGCGGCGGCGACGTGACGTACCACGGCCCCGGCCAACTCGTCGCCTACGCGATCTTCCCGGTGGGGAGACGGGTGCAGGACTTCCTGCGGCTGCTCGAACGGGCGGTGATCGAGACGCTGCACGACCTCGGCCTCCCGGACGCGCGGCCCAATCCCGGGTACGCGGGCGTGTACGTGGACCCGCGCGAGGTCAACGGGCGCGAGTACGAGCAGAAGATCGCCTCCTTCGGGGTGGCGGTGCAGCGGAACGTCGCCCTGCACGGCCTCGCGCTGAACGTCACCACCAACCTGGGGCACTTCGACCTGATCGTGCCCTGCGGCCTGAGCGGGACGCAGATGACGAGCGTGGAGCGGGAGTACGAGCTGCGCGGCATCGGCGGGAAGGCCAGCGTGGACGAGGCGAGAGCGGCCCTCACCCGCGCCTTCCACACCACCTTCGAGAACTACGACTGGACGCTCCCGGCGCTCGCGGGGGCGGGGAGCGAACGATGACCCAGCAGGAACCGAGATTCGTCAAGAACGGCATCTACCGCAAGGACTCCGTGCCCGTGCGCGAGAAGAAACCCGAGTGGCTGAAAGTCACCATCCCGACGGGCCAGGTCTTCGGCGAGGTCCGCAAGATCGTCAAGGAACACCGCCTGCACACCGTCTGCGAGGAGGCGATGTGCCCCAACATCGGCGAGTGCTGGTCGCGCGGCACGGCCACCTTCATGCTGATGGGCCACATCTGCACCCGCGCCTGCCGCTTCTGCGCGGTGGATACCGGGAACCCGGGTGGCAGGCTCGACCTCGACGAGCCCGCCAGCGTGGCCGACTCCGTGCGCCTGATGGGCCTGAAGTACGTCGTGCTGACTTCGGTGGACCGCGACGACCTGCCCGACGGCGGCGCCTACCACTTCGCCAAGACGGTGCAGGCGATCAAGCGGGTGAACCCGGAGACGCGGGTCGAGGCCCTGACCCCCGACTTCGGCGGCAACCCGCACTGCGTGGACCTCGTGCTGGAGAGCGGCGTGGACGTGTACGCGCAGAACCTGGAGACGGTGCGGCGCCTGACCCACCCGGTGCGCGACATCCGCGCGGGCTACGAGCGGACGCTGGAGGTCCTCGCGCACGCCAAGAGGAGCCGCCCCGACGTGATCACGAAGACCTCGATCATGCTGGGCCTGGGCGAGACGCGGGGGGAAATCCGGGAGGCGATGGAGGACTGCCGGGCACATGGGGTGGACGTGATCACCTTCGGGCAGTACCTGCGCCCGACGATGCACCACCTTCCCGTCGAGCGGTACGTCACCCCCGCCGAGTTCGACGA from Deinococcus aetherius includes:
- a CDS encoding SpoIID/LytB domain-containing protein, with protein sequence MRFLMLALALGSGAGALNVRVLVASGPQLGVRVPTPAPADPVPPGLGLTPTTPVPGAPDATPPPPSPSLWTVGVRGANLTLNGADAGSPSLYLPPSPGSVVEIGGRTYRGGVLLRAERGTVQGINVVDVEDYLRGVVPAEMPSTWPAAALAAQAVIARTYVAARVNPALPYDTCATETCQVYRGVTAERANADAAIRATAGEVVAYDGRPASTYFSSDSGGFTASSAEVWGRDVPYLIARADPYSVGGPRSRWRLEVGAARVQEVAARYGVGVGPLASVRVTRASVSGRAQEITLTGTGGTALLSGANAGGFIRSLGAASSRATLSGPVGPGTPLVVEGFGAGHGVGLSQYGALGLARQGMTHPQILGFYYPGTSLGLLARGPGVGRPSFAGLRPLPSPAVLARSGSHVE
- a CDS encoding LPS-assembly protein LptD, which produces MSSRTVGRLFRRGGGRLRRGMVVALASLAAAAALGSAEARTVRIVQAQTLELRRLDDQEIVIISGDDQGSQVELRVDDDVVRAARVEYNRTRRTLTLVGAATYRTARDGQTLTGEDLVVDLGQEQLTGEDVIISDADLEIRGGQVERVPGQLRATQGYFTPCAKCGRTPNDYAFRAERLIVYPGDRLVAYRAQLLIADFPVLYLPVVVLPLNDPDRQPRLVVGNGAPDGLTVEADLPFSVGTSTLGTTLLRYYENRDPSIGLGVSLRSYAPLPFVDRVNLYTLAQPKPFAADGTQRVGYDLDFDLTARGRVPLTLAVRDLDYSLNVLRRDIGRSETDPERGVTRVTFGANVEYPLFSAQFNYVDRFGPEPTTALTTPLRQPELVIDPKPVTLGGFSADFRVSAGRYTGQSNPLSRSATSQGVNISTTRLEEQHALSFTASPWRNADLTLRNTFTGRYYGTGARTVNLEAGGTLTQRFNETNTFGVSYNYIRIEGTSPFAFDAVAGRRLSAPLTLDLNTVPVRDVTFRATYTRDLILPPNSAGQLPATFRLGVNRAPVNLTYNLAYNFGTGELENTSFNVTVGDPNSGRVTVMPATPARPATATSPAVPARPETVTRSSRWPAPNLTLTASGSYTRTGGYDPFTVRATVTDDVRTNNFSVYATHDIDTPRLSAVGFEASAATTFDNVLNPVSLTARENLDLLTPRLTGSYALTWRGEYTLSTAHDLLLDQPETARESGTVTFSVGTAAGRATNWQLTYGGPYDFRRQGWTRPSLTGTLRATRPGQSLAVAAVLNTPGLDQPRTEFSRADVNAVWQFGSRAALSGRAVYTRTRSGTFPDDVATDTLVLDPVRVGVALGNGPRPGAYLTASLRQTVVWQNGQRVGDWNFTPVIGLTIDRCCWALQAEIDLSIRRYRLAIGLPGSTSYPLFDYGEESGLSIPLLP
- the lipA gene encoding lipoyl synthase → MTQQEPRFVKNGIYRKDSVPVREKKPEWLKVTIPTGQVFGEVRKIVKEHRLHTVCEEAMCPNIGECWSRGTATFMLMGHICTRACRFCAVDTGNPGGRLDLDEPASVADSVRLMGLKYVVLTSVDRDDLPDGGAYHFAKTVQAIKRVNPETRVEALTPDFGGNPHCVDLVLESGVDVYAQNLETVRRLTHPVRDIRAGYERTLEVLAHAKRSRPDVITKTSIMLGLGETRGEIREAMEDCRAHGVDVITFGQYLRPTMHHLPVERYVTPAEFDEIREEGLGLGFLEVVSGPLVRSSYKAEQVLMEKPSALPEHLAHLEGSDQLSLI
- a CDS encoding metallophosphoesterase family protein; translated protein: MPQDLTVAALTDVHGNAFAAGAVVADMQRFRPDVIVNLGDQVWGQADPRRALDLQQSLNAVEVRGNNDERLTMPAEALAPAHVRLQAWLAERLPESERVRLATLPLTATIAEGTVLAAHGTPTSAWDSLMLEWNGQAYVHWNAGEVQNRLGRDLPDGVEVVLVGHTHREYVRTLGNLLLVNVGSVSFQNDGDPRARWTLLRRRRGRWSAQHRRVPYDWDAAAAWVLANRPVFPGEVDLHLRPVTDALLDAATSPAD
- a CDS encoding FAD-dependent oxidoreductase; the protein is MGTGAGEAGRVWAHVGQRFTETGYDVVVLGAGRMGTACALFLRRLAPDRRLLIVERGGLPNEEGATILAPGVWTILDVPAGRASEARWVNAQVAGELGPLPFQPRPLLDLHAGAVPGGRSTTATLARFPEAAALINPAALPFARVDEEAATYRPGSVALACGQGAVRAGADLLLNTHAHLLPGGVRLDRLTVTNTHEVVTHETREVRAGVTIVALGADGPPAAEQDLGAHTAHGRAYRQTPRLNTPSDDRTPTLRAGGLTLRPVSGGFTLIPPVHHRDPQGYVPTGGRLTGVPVGVRRETLEDLVTLMDALPPLATEALEVGRSLADVPGAWLALPGGRADAPPTHEEVAPGVHLLLGGPLADTLGLAVAYDLAARVAGVEGRPWEEG
- the lipB gene encoding lipoyl(octanoyl) transferase LipB → MRDVPFDVLDLGVLPYREAWDVQHDVHARVAAGGRPTLLLVEHPPVLTLGRKAKEGTNIVVTREYLASQGIEVLEVERGGDVTYHGPGQLVAYAIFPVGRRVQDFLRLLERAVIETLHDLGLPDARPNPGYAGVYVDPREVNGREYEQKIASFGVAVQRNVALHGLALNVTTNLGHFDLIVPCGLSGTQMTSVEREYELRGIGGKASVDEARAALTRAFHTTFENYDWTLPALAGAGSER
- a CDS encoding GNAT family N-acetyltransferase, which gives rise to MPELVRPSERYKTSFIEAVREAQASGSGLGDTLTWEVGDLEADFGAFLTHLRRFEPPNVPPEGFVNSEYLWLVEGETYLGRVSIRHSLNERLREFGGHIGYEVRPSARRQGHATLMLRLALDRARELGLTRVLVSCDVDNLASRRVIEANGGKLEGEFRLDFHEKPIRRYWIEL